Proteins from one Natrinema salinisoli genomic window:
- a CDS encoding PQQ-binding-like beta-propeller repeat protein, protein MSESSPQPTAQEIATECKLTRRRALQSFGVAAGATATGVTFGTDSAQAADGLVDGVVSAIPGASTTEKAATLLAAGNPVGATAVFGALALDSLYGGVESELSADEAILHNVAVSEAQSLNNHEVLMLNRITDSAPIASLEARHGAMLAWENGESNTTGYTNAMGRIRQYYELLEFNDYHAVNKSLLQFGYAGAAATDNGLDAFVAATGTDGSGNTVQFRFRANPTEIDLTLHDGTSISNVDPDEADEVARENGATTLKTPMLHVRDTTNGTDLGTTPVLEQSVVDSWDPDAETLTYDVDGTTCTLESDFVVSSTGDSESQKVWDVAETFHRFDQIVSKSDTVTSRYDQSTVDDLFADLDAGNITPSEVRSPEGVARFLSGTEDQANQQFRLAMFQQLDMVRPDMSRVAEMTVSWSGATGTRVDTDPNLSDRHLYPDEFVDGSQYTGMVFSEQAPSGGFQTGETYTVGPTLYGSTNGGGVEAIEPFSGDFQHNTGHNRCLDLAVSPDQTTLYAATGDPSVLAFDTTTGEQLWAFSGLSGNATSVDISPDGSTVIAGDQDGNSLYGLDPSDGTEKWSHSFGGYVNDCMYSSSNDEAFVAVANGTIASVDPTNDGSENWTYSSGLTLEGIALSPDEETVACGSSGGNVVAVNTADQSEKWSFNTPTATTPDVAADDSAVYAPSYGGIVYCIDITDGTENGQFNPTEDTAHSALTAPGFDDAFIGCAGSIYQVDSSGNGTQFYSGAPDDLMKLVMPRIEFGGVAGVSMTTDDESSSEVILRNGTITIDDMTDREGVSLTHVTDQTIADIEALEATPDSIDTVVSEMGQFDSVDDIKYRKHVDDILENYGALDQRDQISTDQPDYENQQYDTVDNSQFVEYMKNNLESYREMLEAEEESSSSTSDSDDPLFGGIFSDQNGGALAGLAIVALVVMGMVSAAIDKIPLVGK, encoded by the coding sequence ATGTCGGAAAGCAGCCCACAGCCCACGGCCCAAGAGATCGCGACCGAGTGTAAACTGACTCGACGACGGGCGCTCCAATCGTTCGGAGTCGCGGCCGGTGCCACAGCTACGGGGGTAACTTTCGGCACCGACTCGGCTCAAGCGGCGGACGGCCTCGTCGACGGCGTGGTATCTGCGATTCCCGGAGCGTCGACTACCGAAAAGGCCGCAACGCTGCTCGCTGCCGGGAACCCGGTAGGTGCGACTGCTGTCTTCGGCGCGCTCGCACTTGATTCGCTATACGGCGGCGTTGAGTCCGAACTGTCGGCTGACGAGGCGATACTACACAACGTGGCCGTTTCCGAAGCCCAATCGCTGAACAACCACGAGGTCCTGATGTTGAATCGCATCACGGACTCTGCGCCGATCGCCTCGCTCGAGGCGCGACACGGTGCCATGCTCGCGTGGGAGAACGGCGAGTCGAACACGACCGGCTACACCAACGCAATGGGTCGAATCCGCCAGTATTACGAACTGCTGGAGTTCAACGACTACCACGCTGTAAACAAGTCTCTGCTCCAGTTCGGCTACGCTGGCGCTGCGGCTACTGACAACGGCCTCGACGCCTTCGTAGCCGCCACTGGCACGGACGGCTCTGGGAACACGGTACAGTTCCGATTCCGAGCCAATCCGACAGAGATCGACCTGACGTTACACGACGGCACGTCGATCTCGAATGTCGATCCTGACGAGGCCGACGAGGTGGCGCGAGAGAACGGCGCGACCACGCTTAAGACGCCGATGCTGCACGTCCGTGACACGACCAACGGGACGGACCTCGGGACGACGCCCGTCCTCGAGCAGTCCGTCGTCGACTCGTGGGACCCCGACGCCGAAACGCTCACCTACGATGTCGACGGCACGACCTGTACGCTCGAATCTGATTTCGTTGTCTCCAGCACTGGGGACTCCGAATCTCAGAAGGTATGGGATGTAGCTGAAACGTTCCACCGCTTCGACCAGATCGTCTCGAAGTCGGATACGGTCACGTCTCGCTACGATCAGTCGACCGTCGACGACCTGTTTGCCGATCTCGATGCTGGCAACATCACTCCCTCGGAGGTCCGATCCCCGGAGGGTGTTGCCCGGTTCCTGAGCGGAACCGAAGATCAGGCGAACCAACAGTTCAGGCTCGCTATGTTCCAGCAACTGGACATGGTGCGCCCGGACATGAGCCGCGTCGCGGAAATGACGGTCAGCTGGTCTGGCGCGACTGGAACTCGTGTTGACACTGACCCGAATCTCAGCGATCGGCACCTCTACCCGGATGAGTTCGTCGACGGCAGCCAGTACACCGGCATGGTGTTCTCCGAGCAAGCGCCTTCTGGCGGATTCCAAACCGGCGAAACGTACACTGTCGGACCCACACTGTACGGTTCGACCAACGGCGGGGGTGTTGAGGCGATCGAGCCGTTTTCTGGCGATTTCCAACACAACACCGGCCACAACCGTTGCTTAGACCTCGCCGTCTCGCCTGATCAGACGACGCTGTACGCCGCAACTGGCGACCCGTCTGTCCTCGCTTTCGACACGACGACTGGCGAACAGCTATGGGCGTTCTCTGGCCTCTCTGGCAACGCCACGTCGGTGGATATCTCACCGGACGGCTCGACAGTTATCGCAGGCGATCAGGACGGTAACAGCCTGTACGGGCTGGACCCGTCCGATGGGACTGAGAAATGGTCTCACTCGTTTGGCGGATACGTCAACGACTGCATGTACTCATCCAGTAACGACGAGGCTTTCGTTGCCGTCGCCAACGGCACGATCGCCTCGGTAGACCCGACCAACGATGGGTCCGAAAACTGGACCTACTCCAGCGGTCTCACGCTCGAGGGTATCGCACTTTCGCCGGACGAAGAAACCGTTGCCTGCGGCTCGTCTGGCGGGAATGTCGTCGCCGTCAACACTGCCGACCAGTCCGAAAAGTGGTCGTTCAACACCCCGACCGCAACCACGCCGGATGTTGCGGCCGACGATTCTGCAGTCTACGCTCCCAGCTACGGCGGGATCGTCTACTGCATCGACATCACTGACGGCACGGAAAACGGCCAGTTCAATCCCACAGAGGATACGGCACACTCCGCGCTAACGGCACCCGGCTTCGACGACGCGTTTATCGGGTGTGCTGGCTCCATCTATCAGGTCGACTCGTCCGGCAACGGCACCCAGTTCTATTCGGGTGCTCCCGACGACCTCATGAAGCTCGTCATGCCTCGGATCGAATTTGGCGGCGTTGCTGGCGTCTCGATGACGACTGACGATGAATCCTCGAGCGAGGTGATCCTCCGAAACGGTACGATCACCATCGACGACATGACTGACCGCGAGGGTGTCTCGCTCACCCATGTCACCGATCAAACGATCGCTGACATCGAGGCGCTGGAGGCCACACCCGACAGTATTGATACTGTCGTTTCGGAAATGGGACAGTTCGATAGCGTCGACGACATCAAGTACCGAAAGCACGTCGACGACATCCTCGAGAACTACGGCGCGCTCGATCAGCGTGACCAGATCTCGACGGACCAACCTGACTACGAAAACCAGCAGTACGACACTGTTGACAACTCCCAGTTCGTCGAATACATGAAGAACAACCTCGAGTCGTATCGCGAAATGCTCGAGGCCGAGGAGGAGAGTAGTAGCAGCACCAGCGACAGTGATGACCCGCTGTTCGGCGGGATATTCTCAGATCAAAATGGTGGCGCACTCGCGGGCCTCGCTATCGTCGCACTCGTCGTCATGGGCATGGTGAGCGCGGCGATCGACAAGATTCCGCTGGTAGGTAAATAA
- a CDS encoding HalOD1 output domain-containing protein, with amino-acid sequence MNNTQSVSLKIVEKVAKREQVSPEELRPPLHSVIDTDALDSLYQSTISDRRSPEVEFEYKGYTVTVDSTGDVDIRHQVSTVEPTKQSCDPL; translated from the coding sequence GTGAACAACACTCAATCGGTCAGCCTCAAGATTGTTGAAAAAGTCGCCAAACGCGAACAGGTATCACCGGAGGAACTCCGACCACCGCTCCACTCCGTTATTGATACGGACGCACTCGACTCGCTCTATCAATCAACTATCTCTGATAGGAGATCTCCTGAAGTCGAATTCGAATACAAAGGCTATACGGTAACTGTAGATAGTACAGGAGACGTAGACATCAGACATCAGGTATCGACGGTGGAACCAACAAAACAATCGTGTGATCCTCTCTGA
- a CDS encoding DUF7344 domain-containing protein: MDFAGCYPDKAPMIDRLMDTLGNSVRRETIHYFENHNSGKTSTVDEVVTHIETRVPDKDHEELSLLLQHKHLPKLQSREWLEFEKRSDTIRYYGNESAQQWLEDVVEVFDE, encoded by the coding sequence ATGGATTTCGCTGGGTGCTATCCGGATAAGGCGCCGATGATAGACCGACTTATGGATACGCTGGGTAATAGTGTCCGGCGAGAGACGATCCACTATTTCGAGAATCACAATAGCGGAAAGACCAGTACGGTCGATGAAGTGGTCACTCACATAGAGACGCGAGTTCCAGACAAAGATCACGAGGAACTCTCACTTTTGCTTCAACATAAGCATCTACCAAAACTGCAATCGAGAGAGTGGCTGGAATTCGAGAAGCGAAGTGACACCATCCGATATTACGGGAATGAATCAGCCCAGCAGTGGCTGGAAGATGTAGTAGAGGTATTTGACGAATAG
- a CDS encoding DUF7692 domain-containing protein: MRIRTDDDYAYRNDAIERAADFYDCNKTKAVVSACDDVPMFVQAIRQLLERDDLTLEQRQEIAETLSTRAVTFEVDTEIVVTTD, translated from the coding sequence ATGCGAATCCGAACCGACGATGACTACGCGTACCGGAACGACGCGATCGAACGTGCAGCTGATTTCTACGACTGCAACAAGACGAAAGCAGTGGTCAGTGCGTGCGACGACGTTCCGATGTTTGTCCAGGCTATCCGTCAGTTGCTCGAGCGGGACGATCTCACGCTCGAGCAGCGCCAGGAGATCGCCGAGACACTCTCCACTCGTGCAGTAACGTTCGAAGTCGACACAGAGATTGTCGTTACTACCGATTGA
- a CDS encoding DNA-binding protein — protein sequence MSQVQTTPHEIEGRWKWPDWGRGPYDALSSVMLGPPFEGYLEITTEIDGEPWLLEASYSKSGFAPRLSDGINAERLYEWDIKGRGRGERKASYNIGPRFPNMRHWESGERLQLPWENQVGEVDGVDVEFHTSNIEPERGLELLPEFFAAIFDHANERVHPEYFRTEPHEASRMWAYERYVRIRREWAEKLSSAGVLQKVAHYLSDLEGVKAELHIDNQEIINHQNRLFLNPTSASELLPGHTYGRKFEIYQLKDPNAVSKDHPSYHPKVEVLVNKSMNDNEAWAWADRHEVTEQIEETLLNALHWEDIPLGPDGNGVYIADDHFDAVARDQPVELYEDPTPRLEAKSDHLLMTTLRDMGETARDVSETVATDGGATVDGLADQLGKHPATIYRAINDLGEILELDQGDVSFRARKYREELRALVESAEYAIESYADRMQHLMGLADHVAESSPFQEWLAKNGADLEFDEHGEPRQMRIDTILSRLKSDSFENVATIASEALEKWSRSGNDPTELRGVEFTWKTPGGGTETGFVGAVADR from the coding sequence GTGTCGCAGGTCCAGACGACGCCTCACGAGATCGAGGGTCGCTGGAAGTGGCCCGACTGGGGCCGTGGTCCGTACGACGCGCTGTCGTCGGTGATGCTCGGGCCACCCTTCGAGGGGTACCTCGAGATCACGACCGAGATCGACGGCGAGCCTTGGCTCCTCGAAGCGAGCTACAGTAAATCGGGATTCGCGCCGCGGCTGTCGGACGGGATCAACGCCGAGCGGCTCTACGAGTGGGATATCAAGGGTCGCGGGCGTGGTGAACGGAAGGCATCGTACAATATCGGCCCGCGGTTCCCGAACATGCGCCACTGGGAGAGCGGTGAGCGGTTGCAACTTCCGTGGGAGAATCAGGTCGGCGAGGTTGACGGCGTCGACGTCGAGTTCCACACGAGTAACATCGAACCCGAGCGCGGCCTCGAGCTGCTGCCGGAGTTCTTCGCGGCGATCTTCGATCATGCCAACGAGCGGGTTCATCCCGAGTACTTTCGAACCGAGCCGCACGAAGCGAGTCGAATGTGGGCATACGAGCGGTACGTCCGGATTCGTCGCGAGTGGGCGGAAAAGCTCTCGTCGGCCGGTGTACTGCAGAAGGTCGCGCACTATCTGTCCGACCTCGAGGGCGTGAAAGCCGAGCTCCACATCGACAATCAGGAGATCATCAACCATCAGAACCGGCTGTTTCTGAACCCCACGTCGGCCAGCGAACTCCTACCGGGTCACACGTACGGGCGGAAGTTCGAGATCTACCAGCTGAAGGACCCCAACGCGGTCTCGAAAGATCACCCGTCGTACCATCCGAAGGTGGAAGTCCTGGTAAACAAGTCGATGAACGATAACGAGGCATGGGCGTGGGCCGACCGCCACGAAGTGACCGAGCAGATAGAGGAGACGCTATTGAACGCTCTCCACTGGGAAGACATTCCGCTCGGTCCCGACGGAAATGGCGTCTACATAGCCGATGATCACTTCGACGCGGTTGCTCGAGACCAGCCGGTCGAACTCTACGAAGACCCGACGCCGCGCCTCGAGGCGAAGTCTGACCACCTGTTGATGACGACGCTTCGAGATATGGGCGAGACTGCCCGTGATGTATCCGAAACGGTTGCGACCGACGGCGGTGCGACCGTCGACGGTCTCGCCGACCAGCTGGGGAAGCATCCCGCGACGATCTACCGGGCGATCAACGACCTCGGTGAGATTCTTGAACTCGACCAAGGCGATGTCTCGTTCCGGGCTCGGAAGTACCGGGAGGAACTGCGAGCGCTCGTCGAGTCGGCAGAGTACGCGATCGAGAGCTACGCCGATCGGATGCAGCACCTCATGGGCTTGGCCGATCACGTCGCCGAGTCATCGCCCTTCCAGGAGTGGCTCGCGAAGAACGGCGCCGACCTCGAGTTCGACGAACACGGCGAACCTCGGCAGATGCGGATCGATACGATCCTCTCCCGCCTGAAGTCGGACAGTTTCGAGAACGTCGCGACGATCGCCAGCGAAGCCCTCGAGAAGTGGTCTCGATCAGGGAATGATCCGACCGAACTCCGTGGCGTCGAGTTCACCTGGAAGACTCCCGGCGGCGGTACTGAAACCGGATTCGTCGGCGCTGTTGCCGACCGCTGA
- a CDS encoding DUF7563 family protein — MSTTFSRQVTHSTCLHCGTHVTDRFRRVFGDDDDRAHRCGDCDTYARLSRGSAAGVDVSVPDPETSPGRHGGGADV; from the coding sequence GTGAGTACTACATTCTCGAGACAGGTAACTCATTCTACCTGTCTCCATTGTGGCACTCATGTGACGGACCGGTTCCGTCGGGTTTTCGGCGACGATGATGATCGGGCCCACCGCTGTGGCGATTGCGATACCTACGCGCGACTGAGCCGCGGTTCTGCAGCTGGCGTCGACGTGTCGGTTCCCGATCCAGAGACATCGCCCGGCCGGCACGGAGGTGGGGCCGATGTGTAG
- a CDS encoding rhomboid family intramembrane serine protease, producing MSRRSRSQPETYLRSDSGRDDGSDPGSSSPILELLVVFAVVFVVQGLTMFAGVMGTLFVLAPPLTSDPWTIVTSVYAHDGLGHLVSNTLALIVFGWPVARATTRLRFHAFFALTGAIAGIAQIVLTGVLAAIPMVPVAPTPGVLGASGAVFALLGYLVASNRLSSGLASIVDVPDWLSILLFVGLAIAVTFATASPGVALIAHFTGFLVGTVAGRARVLAVRSESDPSRSAR from the coding sequence ATGTCACGGCGTTCGCGGTCGCAACCGGAAACCTACCTTCGATCCGATTCCGGGCGGGACGACGGGTCGGACCCCGGCTCGAGCAGTCCGATTCTCGAGCTGCTCGTCGTCTTCGCCGTCGTGTTCGTCGTGCAGGGACTGACGATGTTCGCGGGCGTGATGGGCACGTTATTCGTCCTCGCGCCACCGCTGACGAGCGACCCGTGGACGATCGTCACGAGCGTCTACGCCCACGACGGACTGGGGCACCTCGTCTCGAACACCCTCGCGCTGATCGTGTTCGGCTGGCCGGTCGCGCGAGCCACGACCCGGCTCCGGTTTCACGCCTTCTTCGCGCTCACCGGTGCGATCGCGGGGATCGCCCAGATCGTCCTCACCGGCGTGCTCGCGGCGATCCCGATGGTCCCCGTCGCGCCGACGCCGGGCGTCCTCGGTGCCAGCGGCGCCGTCTTCGCCCTGCTGGGCTATCTCGTCGCGTCGAATCGGCTCTCGAGCGGGCTCGCCTCGATCGTCGACGTCCCCGACTGGCTGTCGATCCTCCTCTTCGTCGGCCTCGCGATCGCGGTCACGTTCGCGACCGCCTCGCCCGGCGTCGCGCTGATCGCCCACTTCACCGGGTTCCTGGTCGGGACGGTTGCGGGGCGGGCTCGAGTGCTCGCCGTCCGTTCCGAATCGGACCCCAGCAGGTCTGCACGTTGA
- the rpsJ gene encoding 30S ribosomal protein S10: MQQARVRLAGTSPDDLDDICDDVREIANNTGVNLSGPIPLPTKTLEVPTRKSPDGEGTATWEHWEMRVHKRLIDLDADERALRQLMRIQVPNDVSIEIVLED; the protein is encoded by the coding sequence ATGCAGCAGGCACGCGTTCGACTCGCGGGCACGAGTCCAGACGACCTCGACGACATCTGCGACGACGTCCGCGAGATCGCGAACAACACCGGCGTCAACCTGAGCGGTCCGATCCCGCTGCCGACGAAGACCCTCGAGGTCCCGACCCGGAAGTCGCCTGACGGCGAGGGCACTGCGACGTGGGAGCACTGGGAGATGCGCGTCCACAAGCGCCTGATCGATCTGGACGCCGACGAACGCGCACTCCGCCAGCTCATGCGCATCCAGGTGCCAAACGACGTCTCGATCGAGATCGTCCTCGAAGACTAA
- the tuf gene encoding translation elongation factor EF-1 subunit alpha, translated as MSDQHQNLAIIGHVDHGKSTLVGRLLYETGSVPEHVIEQHREEAEEKGKGGFEFAYVMDNLAEERERGVTIDIAHQEFSTDEYDFTIVDCPGHRDFVKNMITGASQADNAVLVVAADDGVAPQTQEHVFLARTLGIDELIIGINKMDIVDYKESTYDEVVEEVNKLLQQVQFNTDDASFIPISAFEGDNIAEESDNTPWYDGEILLEALNNLPEPEPPTDAPLRLPIQDVYTISGIGTVPVGRIETGLLNTGDNVSFQPSDVGGEVKTIEMHHEEVPKAEPGDNVGFNVRGIGKDDIRRGDVCGPADDPPSVAETFQAQIVVMQHPSVITAGYTPVFHAHTAQVACTIESIDKKMDPSSGEVAEENPDFIQSGDAAVVTIRPQKPLSIEPSSEIPELGSFAIRDMGQTIAAGKVLEVHEKQ; from the coding sequence ATGAGCGACCAACACCAGAACCTGGCCATCATCGGTCACGTTGACCACGGCAAGAGTACGCTCGTGGGACGACTCCTCTACGAAACGGGGAGCGTACCCGAGCACGTCATCGAACAGCACCGCGAAGAAGCAGAAGAGAAGGGCAAGGGCGGCTTCGAGTTCGCCTACGTCATGGACAACCTCGCCGAAGAGCGAGAGCGCGGTGTCACCATCGACATCGCTCACCAGGAGTTCTCGACGGACGAGTACGACTTCACCATCGTCGACTGTCCCGGCCACCGAGACTTCGTGAAGAACATGATCACGGGCGCATCCCAGGCGGACAACGCCGTCCTCGTCGTCGCCGCCGACGACGGTGTCGCGCCCCAGACCCAGGAGCACGTTTTCCTGGCTCGAACCCTCGGTATCGACGAGCTCATCATCGGCATCAACAAGATGGACATCGTCGACTACAAGGAGTCGACGTACGACGAGGTCGTCGAGGAAGTCAACAAGCTGCTCCAGCAGGTCCAGTTCAACACCGACGACGCCTCGTTCATCCCGATCTCGGCGTTCGAAGGCGACAACATCGCCGAGGAGTCCGACAACACGCCGTGGTACGACGGCGAAATCCTGCTCGAGGCCCTCAACAACCTGCCCGAGCCGGAGCCACCGACGGACGCACCGCTCCGACTCCCGATTCAGGACGTCTACACCATCTCCGGTATCGGTACCGTCCCCGTCGGACGTATCGAAACCGGCCTCCTGAACACCGGCGACAACGTCTCCTTCCAGCCCAGCGACGTGGGCGGCGAGGTCAAGACGATCGAGATGCACCACGAAGAGGTGCCCAAAGCGGAGCCCGGTGACAACGTCGGATTCAACGTCCGCGGCATCGGCAAGGACGACATCCGACGCGGTGACGTCTGTGGCCCCGCCGACGACCCGCCGAGCGTCGCCGAGACGTTCCAGGCCCAGATCGTCGTCATGCAGCACCCCAGCGTGATCACGGCCGGTTACACGCCGGTCTTCCACGCCCACACCGCACAGGTCGCCTGTACGATCGAGTCCATCGACAAGAAGATGGACCCCTCGAGCGGCGAGGTCGCCGAGGAGAACCCCGACTTCATCCAGTCGGGCGACGCTGCCGTGGTCACCATCCGACCACAAAAGCCCCTCAGCATCGAGCCGTCGAGCGAGATCCCCGAACTCGGGAGCTTCGCCATCCGCGACATGGGTCAGACCATCGCCGCCGGAAAGGTCCTCGAAGTTCACGAGAAACAATAA
- a CDS encoding homoserine dehydrogenase: MKLAILGAGDVGRSVADLAAEYGHDVVALADSTGASVDSTGIAVESVLERKAGGEAVGSSDPEDVFETEYDVLVEATPTTLGDAEPGFTHVKRALEADRHVVLANKGPVAERYEELRALEDEHAGSIRFEATVGGAIPVLSTVEDCTPQAVTAVRGVLNGTANFILTRMAAEGLDYEHVLAEAQDLGVAEADPTFDVDGTDAALKFVILANVLADGGFALEDATVEGIQDVPGSALDLAAEDGRTIRLIGEATRDGVRVGPRLVPENGALAVTGTRNIVQIETRNAGSLHSSGRGAGGPETATAVLSDVGRLPPL; encoded by the coding sequence ATGAAACTCGCAATTCTCGGCGCCGGTGACGTCGGCCGCTCGGTGGCCGACCTCGCCGCCGAATACGGCCACGACGTCGTCGCACTCGCCGACTCGACCGGCGCTTCGGTCGATTCGACCGGAATCGCCGTGGAATCGGTTCTCGAACGCAAGGCCGGCGGCGAAGCCGTCGGTTCCAGCGACCCCGAGGACGTCTTCGAGACAGAGTACGACGTTCTGGTCGAAGCGACGCCGACGACGCTCGGCGACGCCGAACCCGGCTTCACGCACGTGAAACGTGCGCTCGAGGCCGACCGCCACGTCGTGCTGGCGAACAAGGGACCGGTCGCCGAACGCTACGAGGAACTGCGCGCGCTCGAGGACGAGCACGCGGGCTCGATCCGATTCGAAGCGACGGTCGGCGGCGCGATCCCGGTGCTCTCGACGGTCGAGGACTGCACGCCACAGGCGGTCACCGCGGTGCGAGGCGTGCTCAACGGGACCGCGAACTTCATCCTCACCCGGATGGCCGCCGAAGGACTCGACTACGAGCACGTGCTCGCGGAGGCGCAGGACCTCGGCGTCGCCGAGGCCGATCCGACGTTCGACGTGGACGGCACGGACGCCGCGCTCAAGTTCGTCATCCTCGCGAACGTGCTGGCCGACGGCGGCTTCGCGCTCGAGGACGCGACGGTCGAGGGTATTCAGGACGTTCCGGGCAGCGCCCTCGATCTCGCTGCCGAAGACGGCCGCACGATCCGGCTCATCGGCGAGGCGACCCGCGACGGGGTCCGCGTCGGACCGCGGCTCGTCCCGGAGAACGGTGCCCTCGCCGTGACCGGGACCCGCAATATCGTCCAGATCGAGACGCGAAACGCCGGCTCGCTCCACTCGAGCGGCCGCGGTGCCGGCGGTCCGGAGACGGCGACGGCAGTCCTCTCCGACGTCGGTCGACTGCCACCACTGTAA
- a CDS encoding amino acid-binding protein translates to MGDAPDSGDEDEPDAETDGGLRAYTVRLELVDEPGELLRALAPIADNGGNLLSIHHERGNITPRGHIPVEVDLECPPDRFDDVVEGLRGAGVNVIQAGAEHYGEEINVVLIGHLVDTDLSNTLSRIEDEADAVVLDLSLAAPEGTGGISSARARLAIDSGRSEEALAAIRSIGTDKELTVVEPLLGGDA, encoded by the coding sequence ATGGGTGACGCGCCCGACTCCGGCGACGAGGACGAGCCCGACGCCGAGACCGACGGCGGCCTCCGGGCCTACACCGTCCGACTCGAGCTCGTCGACGAACCCGGAGAGTTGCTACGCGCGCTCGCCCCGATCGCCGACAACGGCGGCAATCTGTTGAGTATCCACCACGAACGCGGGAACATTACGCCGCGCGGCCACATTCCCGTCGAGGTCGACCTGGAGTGTCCACCCGACCGGTTCGACGACGTCGTCGAGGGCCTCCGCGGTGCCGGCGTGAACGTCATTCAGGCCGGTGCGGAGCACTACGGCGAGGAGATCAACGTCGTTCTGATCGGTCACCTCGTCGATACCGACCTCTCGAACACCCTCTCGCGGATCGAGGACGAGGCCGACGCGGTCGTGCTGGACCTCTCGCTCGCCGCGCCCGAGGGGACCGGTGGGATCTCGAGCGCCCGCGCCCGACTCGCGATCGACTCCGGCCGGTCCGAGGAGGCGCTCGCCGCGATCCGCTCGATCGGAACGGACAAGGAACTGACCGTCGTCGAACCGCTGCTCGGAGGTGATGCCTGA
- a CDS encoding NifU family protein, with protein MTDSEGEPSLKERVEQFMTREMPIIQMHGGTSAVRSADPETGEVIIELGGGCKGCSVSDVTTGNIEAELITWPEIDEVTVRVPDARDSLGGPDQPESIMGVDRTEGGRGDWGSSNPGKDHL; from the coding sequence ATGACTGACTCCGAGGGCGAGCCGTCCCTGAAGGAACGCGTCGAGCAGTTCATGACACGCGAGATGCCAATCATCCAGATGCACGGCGGGACCAGCGCGGTACGGTCGGCCGATCCCGAGACCGGCGAGGTCATCATCGAACTCGGCGGCGGCTGCAAGGGCTGTTCGGTCAGCGACGTGACGACCGGCAACATCGAGGCCGAACTCATCACGTGGCCCGAGATCGACGAGGTCACCGTCCGCGTCCCAGACGCACGCGACAGCCTCGGCGGCCCCGATCAGCCCGAATCGATCATGGGCGTCGACCGAACCGAAGGCGGCCGCGGCGACTGGGGATCGTCGAATCCGGGGAAGGACCATCTCTAA